CTGCTCCACTGCCGGGTAGTACGCCCGCGGCTTCTGGTAGCAGTGCTCGCTCATGATGTACGAGTCCTGGAACGACTGGTAGGGGGAGAACGAAGAGGAGGACGAAGACGAAGCTCGGCTGAGCTTCTCCATGGCGACCGACATCAGGCTCTTGTGGTCCCTCTCCGAGCCGTCGTCCGTGGGCGCGGGAGACGGTGCCGTGTCAGTGCCAGTCCCTGATCCGCCCTTCCTCCAGGGCCTCTCGACCCTCTTCCAGGGTTGGCACCACAAGCGGAgatctgggtgtgtctgggtccTACAGGTGCACACAGGGGAGGATCAAACTACCTGCTCCTCTTTCAGTCTTCCTGTGCCATCCAAATGTGTGTGTAGTCTACTATTTCTGACTGAATCATCTTATCAACTTGCTTGGTAGCAGGAATCTCATTtgccatcaaacaaaacaagattTTAGCTCAAGAGTATCTTGCAGTCTCAGACTAGGTTTCTCTTATTACACAGAATGCACACCTGGTAGAAAGTAGAGCCAGTTCAATGATAGGGGCATGACTTTGGCTAAAGATTATTTTTTGTGAAGTTGTGGTCAGTCTTTCCATTATGGAAGTTCAGGGCTGCATGACAGCCAAGCCTACGGTACTGATTCtggagtaaaaaaaactaaaaacattctCATATGTTCAGCAGTCAGCTTTTTTCTGCACAAGCAAATCGAGGCTAGGCTGGGCGTGATTAGGGGATGGCCAGCTGGCTGGCAGATGACGTAGAATATGCTGAGCGGACTTTGCAGTCACTGAAATGAATCTGCCATAATGCTCTTAACTCTTATATATTCCCCTATGGGCTGGTTTTGTGGACACAGCTTACGCCtggtctaggacaaaaaaaaactagcTCAATGAAGTTTATGGAGACATTCTGTGCTCAGTGAAAAGTTCTCTCTCTCCGGACCTACATGTCCTACAGTGAATAGTGCTGAAACAGTGATAGGCTCATGCCTACACATTGGCAAACTTTTTTTCATTTCGAACTTCCCGGTCAACTTCCCGGTCAAGCCTACAGATATTGTGAGGAACAATATCAGAACGCCTGGTGTGGCTCATGTTGGGTTTATCCTCTGGGCAGTAGTGAACCGGGTTTACTATTCTACTCACTGTAGGACGCTCATCTTCAGCTGGAGCCCGTTAAGCACCTCCACCACCCGCTGCACATCACCTAGCAACTGGTGTGTTGCTGCGATCTTCTTGGCGTTCTGGTGGGAGTAGTTCTCATCCAGGAAGGACAGACCATACATGTGACCACTGCTCAGCCAATCACGGTCGTACCAGTAGCGTAGGCTCTGCCTCTGACCTGGAACAGAggtcatgggggggggggggagagtaGATGCACAggcacagtcagacagacaggcttgtTTTGTTCGGCGTGAGCCTCCACCCGACCACCCCGTGGAGGAACCTGAGGTGGAGTTCCCAGCAGGCCttgctgtgtgtttgctgtCTCACCTGGTGGGTCCCTGCAGATGTAGCAGGCGTATTTGTCGGGGATGTTCTCCTCCAGGAGGCCCATGCAAGTCCCATGCTGCCAACACATACACTCTTCACACTGGGGAACCAGATGGAGACCCGACAGTTAGCATCAGCTAGTCAGCCATACAAGCATCAAGCCCTGCTGTCAAGCGCTGGCCCAAGCTTGCATCGGGCCAATCAGATCTGGTCTAGGCCTTGGGCCGGGTTCTGTTTTGATATGACTGATGTGAATCCACCACTGCCCTTGCGGATGGAGGGACGTTGGAGCCAGTACCCTGAGACAGCTCACCTGTATCATGAAGTCgttctcctcttccacctcacaGACGCAACGCACAATCTCCTGACTGCCCGTCTCCAAGGCAACAGAGCCCAGATTCAGGGGTGGAATGTTAACGCCCAGCTCAGCCTCAAGCTCGTCATCGCTCCACCCACAGCTGTCAGTGGACCAATCACTGATGCTATCCTCATCTAGACGGGAAAAGGATAGAAGGGGTtaactaatttaaaaaaaacatcctggTTTAATTAACCCCACAAACTAATTTACAGTGTGGTTTCTTCTTAAGAAGCTTTCCCATTCTTTAGAGTGAGCCCCAAGGTGATAATGTCATTTCGATGCAATTAGTGAAGCGCCAGCAGATCGGGTACTCCACAGTAGAAATATGTACACGGGAAACTAAAGCATCATTTATCTACATGGTAACATCCCTCTTAAAGACAGCTCTGTGGGCTGAATATATAACACACCATATTCACAAAATGGCAATAAATCAAGTCATAGCAGCTGAGAAAAAGGCCctgaattaaattaataaaacatagaatcaGTCCTCCACTTGACAACAGATCTGGTTTGATTGCTTGCCATGCCATTTAATGTGGAACATGGTGAGCAAACTTGGTTTgatagagagatgaggagacaCAGGTCAAAACTGAGGACAAATGTCTTGAATGACTAAAatcaggaaagaaaaacagcaaaaatGAGGAagcaacacacccacacagacacacacacacacagacagacagacagacagatacccACCATCCACGTGTATCTGATCTGAGTGGCTGACTCCAGGCCTGCAGTGGTACGACTCAGGTTTGTGATTGTGTGACAGGGGGAATTTGAATGGCAAATTCAATTTGGACTGAAGAGCGAATACGGAGATGTCAATATTCTCCTCACTACCCGTGTCCTCTGTTAATAGTggggaaggggtggggggtggagggcAGACGCAGAACAAAATGTGTCAAATGCTGGTGAGGACAGTCAAAACCAACGCTCCTCTATTGGGGAGGGGGAAACAGTCACCGTTTGAAAAAGATCTGTGATGTTTACAGCCGAAGACAGATGTCTGCATTACAAAGAAACCCTTAAACGTTTTGAGACGTGAGCTGGCCCAAGACAACACTATTCAAAGCTAATTGCTTAAGAGTTTACGCAACAAACCATCCTTTTAATAGGTGCGCCATTATAACAAGCGTCGAACACATACACGCTCACAGAGTGAATTTGGGGTTTTTAAGTGGTGATTGGAACAGTTACTGAACTGCTCTCATGGCGGCACGCGCATATTAGTGCGTTTTCCAGGACTATTCAGACGGCTAAAGAAACGTACAAACATGCCGTAAAGGACGTCATTACGTAATGTGTCCTCCCATCAACTAAACATCCACTAGTGATGTGCAAGGCATCAGAGCCAGTGAACCGTTGCTGATGCATGTGAGCTGACGAACTGACACAGGCCAGTATTAAAGAGGTGTGTAGGTGTAAAGACCCTCTCACACGATCCCACCAGGAGCCACTCAGCCTGAATGAAGCAGTGCACAAGCAGGACACTCAGGGTGACTGGACCCCTCCTCACCAGACTTggccttcttcttcttcttcttcttcttgagTTTAATGCGAAGGAAGTCCCTCTGCTTCTTCTCCTTCAGCCGGTCTTGGTCTTTTACCAGtcctggagggagagagaatcgACAGTTCGGAGCGGCTGAGGTGCCTGAAGACATGTTCTACCATTACAAATGCGGCAGCATGTTTGGGAATATTTCTGTGGTGGATATTTGATCAGAAAAAGACAGCTTAACATTTGCTCACATTGATTTACCTATTCAAAGGGATAGTtcgacctagattcatatttgggtgaggTTTGGCTTACCCTAGGTTTCTACTTGCGTTGCAGCTAATGTTGCTcgcacagtttcaattcatgaatttggacaatgcaaATAATGCTAATTCGAGGTTGGGACAGAgtgtgaataatggcttgttgtgaaaaatgactccatgggccttcaagaaacaactcagggtaagtggaATTTCActcaaatatgaatctaggtcaaactatcgctttaaggcttttttttgtctttccacACCACATCATCTAATATAGACCCACAGACTGTCCTGGACATCTCTTCATCTAATATAGACCCACAGACTGTCCTGGACATCTCTTCATCTAATACAGACCTACAGGCTGTCCTGGACATCTCTTCATCTAATACAGACCTACAGACTGTCCTGGACATCTCTTCGTCTAATACAGACCTACAGGCTGTCCTGGACATCTCTTCATCTAATACAGACCCACAGACTTTCCTGGACATCTCTTCATCTAATACAGACCTACAGGCTGTCCTGGAAATCTCTTTATCTAATACAGACCTACAGACTGTCCTGGACATCTCTTCATCTAATACAGACCTACAGACTGTCCTGGACATCTCTTCATCTAATACAGACCTACAGACTGTCCTGGACATCTCTTCATCTAATACAGACCTACAGACTGTCCTGGACATCTCTTCATCTAATACAGACCTACAGGCTGTCCTGGACATCTCTTCATCTAATACAGACCTACAGGCTGTCCTGGACATCTCTTCATCTAATACAGACCTACAGACTGTCCTGGACATCTCTTCATCTAATACAGACCTACAGACTGTCCTGGACATCTCTTCATCTAATACAGACCTACAGACTGTCCTGGACATCTCTTCATCTAATACAGACCTACAGGCTGTCCTGGACATCTCTTCATCTAATACAGACCTACAGGCTGTCCTGGACATCTCTTCATCTAATACAGACCTACAGGCTGTCCTGGACATCTCTTCATCTAATACAGACCTACAGGCTGTCCTGGACATCTCTTCATCTAATACAGACCTACAGACTGTCCTGGACATCTCTTCATCTAATACAGACCTACAGACTGTCCTGGACATCTCTTCATCTAATACAGACCTACAGGCTGTCCTGGACATCTCTTCATCTAATACAGACCTACAGGCTGTCCTGGACATCTCTTCATCTAATACAGACCTACAGACTGTCCTGGACATCTCTTCATCTAATACAGACCCACAGACTGAACTGGACATCTCTTCATCTAATACAGACCTACAGACTGTCCTGGACATCTCTTCATCTAATACAGACCTATGTCCATGCCACTTCTTTCAGTACTCTCTCTCCCCACGGCCCTCTGTCCATTCCTGTCCAGATGGTTCTCTTTGCTCTTCTCCCTCAGTAGTGCCCTCTGGTGCTGGCTCTGGGGATTGCCAGCAGGTGGCGCTGACGTGCGTCTGCCCATCGTCTTGGCCTCGCTACGTGGCGACGGGGGACTTCTTGTCGGACTATGCACAGTGGAGTCTACCAGGTATAGAAAAACAACACTTCAAAAACACCTGCTCTCCTCTTTGGTCAGCTCCATCGTGTAGCTAAAGCACTTCTATTAAGCTTACGCATTGAGGCGGAGATTGTGCGCCGCCTCTTAGGGCTCTCCAGGGTGGTAGGGGAGGGGTGCTTCTCCGAGGCCCGGGTCTGGACGCTCCTGGTGGGACTGAGGTCCTCCTCCAGCTGCTGATCCTCTCCGTGGTAGTACTTCATGTGGTAGTGTAGCAGCTTGGCCTTGCGGAACGACTTGGGGCAGCCGGCAGCGCTGCATTTAAACGGGTTGTGGTCCAAGTTGATGGACAGGACAGGGGGGGGCTGGTTTTTGATCACTCTGTACACTGAAAGAAACAACGGAGGGGTTTAGGAGAGGACGGACCAACGGCCAGATGTGACCGGCGTTAACAGGGAGACTGAACGGCGTTAAACAGTGCGCAGGAGGACTCACGTGGCTCCCGACTGAATCTGTTGGGGTTGTGGAAACCCTGCTTCCTTACAGCTGAAACACAGGCACAAGAGACCACGTGAAACAGACCGCATTTGACAAGGCAAGTTCAAGACAAGACAAATAACCGACCATTCTACCAAAAGGCATTCAAACTGTCTATGCCAATTTGAAATACTGACAGAACCTCTAAATGTAGGTGCGCCAGCATCTTCAGTGCACTGGAGATATGAGAATGGCTTTTGTATAGTGACTTTCTATGGTATTGTGGTCTTACGTTTCACCGGGAGCGTCGGTGGCGCAGGCGCGGAGCTCTCCGGTTGGCTGGCTGCATCCTGCCCCGCCGTCTCATTCGTGGACGAGGCCGAGGGTGATGTGACAGGCACTGGATCTACCTTTATCGACACCTGATTGGTTGACTCGGCGGAAGGCTTGCTTTCATTGGGCGAGCTCAGGACTTTGTCCTCAGTTTTCGTTTCGACCTCTTCCTTCTTCACCTCTCCATTGAAGTGAATGGCCCCCTCCTCACGGTGTCCTTCGTCCTCTTCCACCTTCACTCCATTCAGGTCCACTGTGCCCGCCGTGTGACCGCTGGCATTCTGCTCCGCGCTCGGCACCGTATCCACCTCCTGCATAATGGCGGTTGGACTCTCTTTGGCCACGTCGCCCTCGCTGTCCTTAGTCTTGggcttctcctccccctccctctcgccCCATTCGTCATCATCGTCGTCGTTATCCTCCCCCGTTTCGCTGTCCCCCTCCTGGTCCGAGGTACTGCGCCTGGCCCTTTTGCTCTTAGGGCCGTTCTCGTGAGGCCTCCTGTCCCTGGCATTCTGGGGCTTCCTGACCTCGTTCCTCTCAGTAGACCGAGGTTTCCGTCCTCCTCTCTATTTCCGGTGGAGGGAGAAAACGTGGCAACGTAAGACCCACATAAATGTGATCCTCTGCACGGAGAGCCGACCCAGTGTGAACAGTAATGCAGGATCAAACACCACTAAAGACCCTGATGAGAGGTCACCAATAGCTCACCTCTCTGACGAAAGGCTTCACGTGGATCCCCTTCACGGTCTGGACGACCCCATCATAAAACTTGACGGTGTACGAAGCTGAAGGCAAATGGAGATCAGGTGAATCAAACACATTGTCAGTTCAAAATTAGGTCCGTCCCCGTCTGTGCTTTAAAAATAACATAGAACTATGACCTACCACGAATGCCAGAGAACAGGAGACTTGTCATTATCATATATTATGTTATGTAAGGCGGCCACAAACTGCAATTATTCCTCACAATGCAAGATGTGTTTTAGACCTAGATGTTCTGCTGAAGTTCATCATGTTAAGTAGATATTATCTAGGGAGATCATGTCACTTCTCTGGGGACTAAAACTAGCAGCAAAGGTTTGATGAAAAGTGCAATGTAATTTCTGCACAGCGTGTTATGCCAGTGGATGGTGTCCGCTCATTGTTGGCCTCCTTTCTCCCCTTCATGAATATGGCAATATATTTCTCTGACTATGTTCTTCCTTTATCCCTAAAAATGTAAGGCAGTGCAAATTTCCACAGCGAGTATGAAAAGGATCCATGAAACCATATAGTCCACTCTTTCTCTGGTGAATgtgtctgtataaataaaacTATATCTACACTATCTGCATAGATAAAATCGGTTTCTGTCAGGCCAAAACGGTGGAAGAAAACCAGTTCCTTCTGGTCCCTAATCTTAATAGGCACACCAGAGTTTGCACGGAAATGCTGTTGATAGTTCAAGAAGAGCAACTTTTTGGTTCTGAACAAGCACATTGACAAGATATTTCAGTAGGTAGACTGTTAATACTGTGGATAGCCTATTCCATTTCCTatcaaattcattacattacttCAGCTTCACACATGCGAGCACTTCACACAATCATCCCACTTTGAGAACCACCGGACTAGTGAGACTGTGAGAGACACAGGACTTCTAAAATAATATATCTACTGATACAGGAGCAAATAAGACGGGTATCTCTGAAACTATAAAATAATACACTGCTCTATTACAATCTTGGTTGATCAAGGACCAAATTACCAAACAACTAAATAGGGTCAGTCCTATTCAAAATAGATCTGTTACACCCGGGTATATCTACCAGATTTCTAACGGGTACTTACATAAACATGTCAAGGGACTGATTTCCCCTGTGGTCCTCTACTCTGCTGAACAGAAGCATGCATATAAATTTGTCTCAAAACCACCCACCATCTTTATTGACTGCCAACACCTTGGCAGGGTAGAAGCGGCAATCCGACCAACTGGCGAGGACTTTGTCATTCACATGAAATCCCTGAAGACACAtgaaagaacatgacaatgtcaaTCATGGATCCAGAATCAGCATGAGCAGATTTAAATGAAGTACAAGTAGGAGAACAGTTGATCTGATAAAGTGAAGTAAAATAATCTACGGGGACACAGTGGGTAGAC
This sequence is a window from Esox lucius isolate fEsoLuc1 chromosome 17, fEsoLuc1.pri, whole genome shotgun sequence. Protein-coding genes within it:
- the phf20a gene encoding PHD finger protein 20 isoform X6, yielding MEYAQSQSPKQEVDVGTMSKTPPNRRGITFEVGATLEARDTLKNWYPANIEKIDYDEEKVLIHYRQWSHRYDEWFDWTSPYLRPIERIQLRRQGLLDDCPIPGFHVNDKVLASWSDCRFYPAKVLAVNKDASYTVKFYDGVVQTVKGIHVKPFVRERGGRKPRSTERNEVRKPQNARDRRPHENGPKSKRARRSTSDQEGDSETGEDNDDDDDEWGEREGEEKPKTKDSEGDVAKESPTAIMQEVDTVPSAEQNASGHTAGTVDLNGVKVEEDEGHREEGAIHFNGEVKKEEVETKTEDKVLSSPNESKPSAESTNQVSIKVDPVPVTSPSASSTNETAGQDAASQPESSAPAPPTLPVKPVRKQGFHNPNRFSREPLYRVIKNQPPPVLSINLDHNPFKCSAAGCPKSFRKAKLLHYHMKYYHGEDQQLEEDLSPTRSVQTRASEKHPSPTTLESPKRRRTISASMHSTVHSPTRSPPSPRSEAKTMGRRTSAPPAGNPQSQHQRALLREKSKENHLDRNGQRAVGRESTERSGMDIGLVKDQDRLKEKKQRDFLRIKLKKKKKKKKAKSDEDSISDWSTDSCGWSDDELEAELGVNIPPLNLGSVALETGSQEIVRCVCEVEEENDFMIQCEECMCWQHGTCMGLLEENIPDKYACYICRDPPGQRQSLRYWYDRDWLSSGHMYGLSFLDENYSHQNAKKIAATHQLLGDVQRVVEVLNGLQLKMSVLQTQTHPDLRLWCQPWKRVERPWRKGGSGTGTDTAPSPAPTDDGSERDHKSLMSVAMEKLSRASSSSSSSFSPYQSFQDSYIMSEHCYQKPRAYYPAVEQRLVVETTRRGSELEDSLRSTEDLLEREQRYGGMLETGRPKTHTHLNPRTKGSDAGRWGQAEVRVEEGVGGDVDGTGQQHQWQINLLDHIDAVQDEVTHRMDFIERELDVLESWLDYTGELEPPEPLARLPQLKNRMKLLLSELATVQEIALCCST
- the phf20a gene encoding PHD finger protein 20 isoform X4; the encoded protein is MSKTPPNRRGITFEVGATLEARDTLKNWYPANIEKIDYDEEKVLIHYRQWSHRYDEWFDWTSPYLRPIERIQLRRQGLLDDCPIPVREGFHVNDKVLASWSDCRFYPAKVLAVNKDASYTVKFYDGVVQTVKGIHVKPFVRERGGRKPRSTERNEVRKPQNARDRRPHENGPKSKRARRSTSDQEGDSETGEDNDDDDDEWGEREGEEKPKTKDSEGDVAKESPTAIMQEVDTVPSAEQNASGHTAGTVDLNGVKVEEDEGHREEGAIHFNGEVKKEEVETKTEDKVLSSPNESKPSAESTNQVSIKVDPVPVTSPSASSTNETAGQDAASQPESSAPAPPTLPVKPVRKQGFHNPNRFSREPLYRVIKNQPPPVLSINLDHNPFKCSAAGCPKSFRKAKLLHYHMKYYHGEDQQLEEDLSPTRSVQTRASEKHPSPTTLESPKRRRTISASMHSTVHSPTRSPPSPRSEAKTMGRRTSAPPAGNPQSQHQRALLREKSKENHLDRNGQRAVGRESTERSGMDIGLVKDQDRLKEKKQRDFLRIKLKKKKKKKKAKSEDTGSEENIDISVFALQSKLNLPFKFPLSHNHKPESYHCRPGVSHSDQIHVDDEDSISDWSTDSCGWSDDELEAELGVNIPPLNLGSVALETGSQEIVRCVCEVEEENDFMIQCEECMCWQHGTCMGLLEENIPDKYACYICRDPPGQRQSLRYWYDRDWLSSGHMYGLSFLDENYSHQNAKKIAATHQLLGDVQRVVEVLNGLQLKMSVLQTQTHPDLRLWCQPWKRVERPWRKGGSGTGTDTAPSPAPTDDGSERDHKSLMSVAMEKLSRASSSSSSSFSPYQSFQDSYIMSEHCYQKPRAYYPAVEQRLVVETTRRGSELEDSLRSTEDLLEREQRYGGMLETGRPKTHTHLNPRTKGSDAGRWGQAEVRVEEGVGGDVDGTGQQHQWQINLLDHIDAVQDEVTHRMDFIERELDVLESWLDYTGELEPPEPLARLPQLKNRMKLLLSELATVQEIALCCST
- the phf20a gene encoding PHD finger protein 20 isoform X2, whose translation is MEYAQSQSPKEVDVGTMSKTPPNRRGITFEVGATLEARDTLKNWYPANIEKIDYDEEKVLIHYRQWSHRYDEWFDWTSPYLRPIERIQLRRQGLLDDCPIPVREGFHVNDKVLASWSDCRFYPAKVLAVNKDASYTVKFYDGVVQTVKGIHVKPFVRERGGRKPRSTERNEVRKPQNARDRRPHENGPKSKRARRSTSDQEGDSETGEDNDDDDDEWGEREGEEKPKTKDSEGDVAKESPTAIMQEVDTVPSAEQNASGHTAGTVDLNGVKVEEDEGHREEGAIHFNGEVKKEEVETKTEDKVLSSPNESKPSAESTNQVSIKVDPVPVTSPSASSTNETAGQDAASQPESSAPAPPTLPVKPVRKQGFHNPNRFSREPLYRVIKNQPPPVLSINLDHNPFKCSAAGCPKSFRKAKLLHYHMKYYHGEDQQLEEDLSPTRSVQTRASEKHPSPTTLESPKRRRTISASMHSTVHSPTRSPPSPRSEAKTMGRRTSAPPAGNPQSQHQRALLREKSKENHLDRNGQRAVGRESTERSGMDIGLVKDQDRLKEKKQRDFLRIKLKKKKKKKKAKSEDTGSEENIDISVFALQSKLNLPFKFPLSHNHKPESYHCRPGVSHSDQIHVDDEDSISDWSTDSCGWSDDELEAELGVNIPPLNLGSVALETGSQEIVRCVCEVEEENDFMIQCEECMCWQHGTCMGLLEENIPDKYACYICRDPPGQRQSLRYWYDRDWLSSGHMYGLSFLDENYSHQNAKKIAATHQLLGDVQRVVEVLNGLQLKMSVLQTQTHPDLRLWCQPWKRVERPWRKGGSGTGTDTAPSPAPTDDGSERDHKSLMSVAMEKLSRASSSSSSSFSPYQSFQDSYIMSEHCYQKPRAYYPAVEQRLVVETTRRGSELEDSLRSTEDLLEREQRYGGMLETGRPKTHTHLNPRTKGSDAGRWGQAEVRVEEGVGGDVDGTGQQHQWQINLLDHIDAVQDEVTHRMDFIERELDVLESWLDYTGELEPPEPLARLPQLKNRMKLLLSELATVQEIALCCST
- the phf20a gene encoding PHD finger protein 20 isoform X1, giving the protein MEYAQSQSPKQEVDVGTMSKTPPNRRGITFEVGATLEARDTLKNWYPANIEKIDYDEEKVLIHYRQWSHRYDEWFDWTSPYLRPIERIQLRRQGLLDDCPIPVREGFHVNDKVLASWSDCRFYPAKVLAVNKDASYTVKFYDGVVQTVKGIHVKPFVRERGGRKPRSTERNEVRKPQNARDRRPHENGPKSKRARRSTSDQEGDSETGEDNDDDDDEWGEREGEEKPKTKDSEGDVAKESPTAIMQEVDTVPSAEQNASGHTAGTVDLNGVKVEEDEGHREEGAIHFNGEVKKEEVETKTEDKVLSSPNESKPSAESTNQVSIKVDPVPVTSPSASSTNETAGQDAASQPESSAPAPPTLPVKPVRKQGFHNPNRFSREPLYRVIKNQPPPVLSINLDHNPFKCSAAGCPKSFRKAKLLHYHMKYYHGEDQQLEEDLSPTRSVQTRASEKHPSPTTLESPKRRRTISASMHSTVHSPTRSPPSPRSEAKTMGRRTSAPPAGNPQSQHQRALLREKSKENHLDRNGQRAVGRESTERSGMDIGLVKDQDRLKEKKQRDFLRIKLKKKKKKKKAKSEDTGSEENIDISVFALQSKLNLPFKFPLSHNHKPESYHCRPGVSHSDQIHVDDEDSISDWSTDSCGWSDDELEAELGVNIPPLNLGSVALETGSQEIVRCVCEVEEENDFMIQCEECMCWQHGTCMGLLEENIPDKYACYICRDPPGQRQSLRYWYDRDWLSSGHMYGLSFLDENYSHQNAKKIAATHQLLGDVQRVVEVLNGLQLKMSVLQTQTHPDLRLWCQPWKRVERPWRKGGSGTGTDTAPSPAPTDDGSERDHKSLMSVAMEKLSRASSSSSSSFSPYQSFQDSYIMSEHCYQKPRAYYPAVEQRLVVETTRRGSELEDSLRSTEDLLEREQRYGGMLETGRPKTHTHLNPRTKGSDAGRWGQAEVRVEEGVGGDVDGTGQQHQWQINLLDHIDAVQDEVTHRMDFIERELDVLESWLDYTGELEPPEPLARLPQLKNRMKLLLSELATVQEIALCCST
- the phf20a gene encoding PHD finger protein 20 isoform X3; this translates as MEYAQSQSPKQEVDVGTMSKTPPNRRGITFEVGATLEARDTLKNWYPANIEKIDYDEEKVLIHYRQWSHRYDEWFDWTSPYLRPIERIQLRRQGLLDDCPIPGFHVNDKVLASWSDCRFYPAKVLAVNKDASYTVKFYDGVVQTVKGIHVKPFVRERGGRKPRSTERNEVRKPQNARDRRPHENGPKSKRARRSTSDQEGDSETGEDNDDDDDEWGEREGEEKPKTKDSEGDVAKESPTAIMQEVDTVPSAEQNASGHTAGTVDLNGVKVEEDEGHREEGAIHFNGEVKKEEVETKTEDKVLSSPNESKPSAESTNQVSIKVDPVPVTSPSASSTNETAGQDAASQPESSAPAPPTLPVKPVRKQGFHNPNRFSREPLYRVIKNQPPPVLSINLDHNPFKCSAAGCPKSFRKAKLLHYHMKYYHGEDQQLEEDLSPTRSVQTRASEKHPSPTTLESPKRRRTISASMHSTVHSPTRSPPSPRSEAKTMGRRTSAPPAGNPQSQHQRALLREKSKENHLDRNGQRAVGRESTERSGMDIGLVKDQDRLKEKKQRDFLRIKLKKKKKKKKAKSEDTGSEENIDISVFALQSKLNLPFKFPLSHNHKPESYHCRPGVSHSDQIHVDDEDSISDWSTDSCGWSDDELEAELGVNIPPLNLGSVALETGSQEIVRCVCEVEEENDFMIQCEECMCWQHGTCMGLLEENIPDKYACYICRDPPGQRQSLRYWYDRDWLSSGHMYGLSFLDENYSHQNAKKIAATHQLLGDVQRVVEVLNGLQLKMSVLQTQTHPDLRLWCQPWKRVERPWRKGGSGTGTDTAPSPAPTDDGSERDHKSLMSVAMEKLSRASSSSSSSFSPYQSFQDSYIMSEHCYQKPRAYYPAVEQRLVVETTRRGSELEDSLRSTEDLLEREQRYGGMLETGRPKTHTHLNPRTKGSDAGRWGQAEVRVEEGVGGDVDGTGQQHQWQINLLDHIDAVQDEVTHRMDFIERELDVLESWLDYTGELEPPEPLARLPQLKNRMKLLLSELATVQEIALCCST
- the phf20a gene encoding PHD finger protein 20 isoform X5 gives rise to the protein MEYAQSQSPKQEVDVGTMSKTPPNRRGITFEVGATLEARDTLKNWYPANIEKIDYDEEKVLIHYRQWSHRYDEWFDWTSPYLRPIERIQLRRQGLLDDCPIPVREGFHVNDKVLASWSDCRFYPAKVLAVNKDASYTVKFYDGVVQTVKGIHVKPFVRERGGRKPRSTERNEVRKPQNARDRRPHENGPKSKRARRSTSDQEGDSETGEDNDDDDDEWGEREGEEKPKTKDSEGDVAKESPTAIMQEVDTVPSAEQNASGHTAGTVDLNGVKVEEDEGHREEGAIHFNGEVKKEEVETKTEDKVLSSPNESKPSAESTNQVSIKVDPVPVTSPSASSTNETAGQDAASQPESSAPAPPTLPVKPVRKQGFHNPNRFSREPLYRVIKNQPPPVLSINLDHNPFKCSAAGCPKSFRKAKLLHYHMKYYHGEDQQLEEDLSPTRSVQTRASEKHPSPTTLESPKRRRTISASMHSTVHSPTRSPPSPRSEAKTMGRRTSAPPAGNPQSQHQRALLREKSKENHLDRNGQRAVGRESTERSGMDIGLVKDQDRLKEKKQRDFLRIKLKKKKKKKKAKSDEDSISDWSTDSCGWSDDELEAELGVNIPPLNLGSVALETGSQEIVRCVCEVEEENDFMIQCEECMCWQHGTCMGLLEENIPDKYACYICRDPPGQRQSLRYWYDRDWLSSGHMYGLSFLDENYSHQNAKKIAATHQLLGDVQRVVEVLNGLQLKMSVLQTQTHPDLRLWCQPWKRVERPWRKGGSGTGTDTAPSPAPTDDGSERDHKSLMSVAMEKLSRASSSSSSSFSPYQSFQDSYIMSEHCYQKPRAYYPAVEQRLVVETTRRGSELEDSLRSTEDLLEREQRYGGMLETGRPKTHTHLNPRTKGSDAGRWGQAEVRVEEGVGGDVDGTGQQHQWQINLLDHIDAVQDEVTHRMDFIERELDVLESWLDYTGELEPPEPLARLPQLKNRMKLLLSELATVQEIALCCST